A stretch of Lactuca sativa cultivar Salinas chromosome 6, Lsat_Salinas_v11, whole genome shotgun sequence DNA encodes these proteins:
- the LOC111914103 gene encoding cytochrome P450 CYP82D47 has product MDLLLLFITLIASMFSFLLFARLAWIRTGVHRSRNATGKTVPEASGSLPIIGHLYLLSGNSQVPHKLLGSMADKFGPIFSIKLGVNRVLVVSNAEMAKECLATNDRVFASRPKSMASELMGHNYANFALSPHVSYWREMRKIIVLELGSQRRVQMLEHIRTSEVKASIIDIYKNWMRNNKGSSETVKVDMKHWFGNLSLNMTLRAAFGNCLSLGEQKEDELKNTIRSILQLFGAFVPSDAIPALRWLDLGGYEKRMKQTAKAFDVVIDGWLEEHRKKMSCTQQEDEEEHQVLMAALLSRIKEEFKENVYGFSTDAIVKATCLAIFVAATDTTTATLTWGLALLVSNPVVLKKAQEEIEKHVGRDRMVEESDLKNLVYLQAIIKETMRLYPAVPLSVPHESTQDCIVGGYTVDKGTRLLVNIWRIQHDPEIWEDPFEFQPERFLTSKKEIDVKGQHFELIPFGSGRRICLGISFALKAMQMILANVIHAYNFHNPLSEKIDMTESFGLTNHKATPLELFVAPRFLTDFYRVSP; this is encoded by the exons ATGGATTTACTTCTACTATTCATAACCTTAATAGCTAGTATGTTTTCTTTTCTGCTCTTTGCTCGTCTTGCATGGATTCGAACTGGAGTTCACAGGAGCAGAAATGCAACAGGAAAGACAGTACCAGAAGCATCAGGCTCATTGCCAATAATTGGTCACCTGTATCTTTTATCTGGTAATTCTCAAGTTCCTCACAAACTGTTGGGCTCTATGGCAGACAAGTTTGGACCAATATTCAGCATCAAACTTGGGGTTAATCGAGTCCTGGTTGTGAGCAATGCAGAGATGGCTAAAGAGTGCTTAGCAACAAACGACAGAGTCTTTGCAAGCCGACCAAAATCCATGGCAAGTGAGCTGATGGGCCACAACTATGCTAATTTCGCCCTTTCACCACATGTATCATACTGGCGTGAGATGCGGAAGATAATTGTTCTTGAATTGGGGTCTCAACGTCGCGTTCAAATGCTAGAACATATCCGAACCTCTGAAGTGAAGGCATCCATAATAGACATATACAAAAATTGGATGAGAAATAATAAAGGGTCTTCTGAAACGGTAAAGGTTGACATGAAGCACTGGTTTGGGAACTTAAGTCTAAACATGACTTTGAGGGCGGCATTTGGGAATTGCTTGTCACTTGGTGAACAAAAAGAAGATGAACTTAAGAATACTATCAGAAGCATTTTACAACTATTCGGTGCATTTGTGCCATCTGATGCCATTCCAGCCTTGAGATGGCTAGATTTAGGAGGCTATGAAAAGCGGATGAAGCAGACAGCAAAAGCATTTGATGTTGTAATTGATGGATGGTTAGAAGAGCACAGAAAGAAGATGAGTTGTACGCAACAGGAAGATGAGGAGGAACACCAAGTTCTAATGGCTGCATTGTTGTCCCGAATTAAAGAAGAATTCAAAGAGAATGTTTATGGCTTCAGCACTGATGCGATTGTGAAAGCTACATGCTTG GCAATTTTTGTTGCTGCCACTGATACTACAACAGCGACTTTAACATGGGGTTTAGCTTTACTGGTCAGCAACCCTGTTGTGTTAAAGAAAGCCCAAGAAGAGATCGAGAAGCATGTAGGACGAGATAGAATGGTTGAAGAGTCGGATTTGAAGAACTTGGTCTATCTTCAAGCCATTATCAAAGAAACAATGCGACTTTACCCAGCTGTGCCACTTTCTGTTCCTCATGAGTCTACACAAGACTGCATCGTAGGTGGTTACACTGTCGATAAAGGGACTCGCCTTTTGGTAAATATTTGGAGGATTCAACATGATCCTGAAATATGGGAAGATCCATTTGAATTCCAACCCGAGAGATTCTTGACAAGCAAAAAGGAAATTGATGTGAAGGGTCAACATTTTGAGTTGATTCCATTTGGAAGTGGTAGAAGAATATGCTTGGGAATCTCTTTTGCTCTAAAAGCTATGCAGATGATATTAGCAAACGTAATACATGCATATAATTTCCACAATCCATTGTCTGAGAAGATCGACATGACTGAAAGCTTTGGATTGACAAATCACAAAGCCACTCCCCTTGAGCTCTTTGTTGCGCCGCGCTTTTTGACAGATTTTTACCGTGTGTCACCTTAG